One region of Juglans microcarpa x Juglans regia isolate MS1-56 chromosome 7S, Jm3101_v1.0, whole genome shotgun sequence genomic DNA includes:
- the LOC121240243 gene encoding dr1-associated corepressor-like yields the protein MRKKLDTRFPAARIKKIMQADEDVGKIAMAVPLLVSKALELFLQDLCDHTYEITLKRGAKTLNSLHLKQCVQTFNVFDFLRDIVSKVPDLGGFDAAGEDRSAAKRRKVTDDDENDSDDEFKRTRMQEACHSISSGRGRGRVRGRGCGRGSRTVEQEVTAHSGKFEDDSEISKHNQGLERLNNGVETEDSKEQILASKGEEAPIRNFDLNVVLDENGDLETVAAGSGSSCAEPVPETKHDEYHGWSLPDMEKMAIDPIQLANFSRRIDEDEEDYDEEG from the exons GCTCGTATTAAGAAGATTATGCAAGCGGATGAGGATGTTGGGAAGATTGCCATGGCTGTTCCTCTTCTAGTTT CTAAAGCTTTGGAGCTATTTCTGCAAGATCTATGTGATCACACATATGAAATTACTTTGAAGAGAGGAGCAAAGACCCTGAATTCTTTGCATTT GAAACAGTGTGTCCAGacatttaatgtttttgattTTCTGAGGGATATTGTCAGCAAGGTTCCTGATCTAGGTGGTTTTGATGCTGCTGGTGAAGATCGTTCTGCTGCCAAAAGAAG GAAAGTTACTGATGATGACGAAAATGACAGTGATGATGAGTTCAAGAGAACTAGGATG CAGGAGGCTTGCCACTCAATCAGCAGTGGCAGAGGAAGGGGTAGGGTCAGAGGTAGAGGTTGTGGGCGGGGTAGTCGAACAGTAGAGCAGGAGGTGACTGCACACTCTGGGAAGTTTGAAGATGATTCCGAAATTTCCAAGCACAATCAAGGCCTTGAGAGGCTCAATAATGGGGTAGAAACCGAGGATTCAAAGGAACAAATTCTAGCTAGTAAAGGTGAAGAAGCGCCAATTCGAAATTTTGACTTGAATGTGGTCTTGGATGAGAATGGGGACTTGGAAACTGTAGCTGCTGGCTCCGGCAGTTCATGTGCTGAGCCTGTTCCGGAAACGAAACATGACGAATACCATGGCTGGTCCTTACCTGACATGGAAAAGATGGCCATTGATCCTATTCAACTCGCCAACTTTAGTAGAAGAATAGACGAGGATGAGGAAGATTACGATGAAGAGGGTTGA